One Chaetodon auriga isolate fChaAug3 chromosome 14, fChaAug3.hap1, whole genome shotgun sequence genomic window carries:
- the sav1 gene encoding protein salvador homolog 1 gives MLSRKKSKNEASKPAEVHGKYVKKETSPLLRNLMPSFIRHGPTIPRRTEVPLPDMGPSAYPVAPSREPVVSRNKSFLRTPVQRPPHEVARRESHRMSAPPYLPRSLGDLPHEYGGSSQSFLTDVSPMSENGDAARYYYPSEPYYDNQQHQQHQQRQPRRVPDRFPEDYRYYEHNEHNFQRLPRQHTPPAPSRPPSGIGRIQAKSLGNLSSLTGEDLPLPAGWTVDWTIRGRKYYIDHNTNTTHWSHPLEREGLPPGWEKVESAEFGVYYVDHINKRAQYRHPCAPSVPRYDQPPPLPPPVTYQPRAAERNQPVLVPANPYHTAEIPNWLQVYARAPLKYDHILKWELFQLADLDTYQGMLKLLFMKELEHIVKSYEAYRQALLSEVEARKQRQQWYAQQPNKNFIGNM, from the exons ATGCTCTCacgaaagaaaagcaaaaacgAAGCGTCGAAACCAGCCGAGGTACACGGGAAATATGTGAAGAAGGAAACGTCGCCGCTCCTGAGAA ATCTTATGCCCTCATTCATCCGCCATGGACCCACTATTCCCAGACGCACAGAGGTCCCTCTGCCAGACATGGGGCCCTCTGCCTACCCTGTGGCACCCAGCCGGGAGCCTGTGGTGTCTCGCAACAAGAGTTTCCTCCGCACCCCTGTGCAGAGGCCGCCTCATGAGGTGGCCCGCAGAGAGAGCCATCGCATGTCAGCGCCTCCATACCTGCCTCGCAGTCTGGGAGACCTGCCCCACGAGTACGGAGGCTCCTCGCAGTCCTTCCTCACAGACGTGAGCCCCATGTCTGAGAATGGAGACGCTGCCCGGTATTATTACCCCTCTGAACCTTACTACGAcaaccagcagcaccagcagcatcagcagcgcCAGCCCAGGAGGGTCCCGGACCGCTTTCCTGAGGACTATAGATACTATGAGCATAATGAACACAACTTCCAAAGACTTCCACGACAACACACACCACCAGCTCCAAGCAGACCCCCTTCAG gCATAGGTCGAATACAGGCCAAGTCCCTCGGGAACCTCTCCAGTCTAACGGGAGAGGACCTCCCCCTTCCTGCCGGCTGGACCGTGGACTGGACCATCCGTGGCAGGAAGTACTACATTGACCACAACACTAACACGACACACTGGAGCCACCCTCTGGAGAGGGAAGGGCTCCCTCCAGGCTGGGAAAAGGTGGAGTCAGCTGAGTTTGGGGTCTACTACGTGGATCACATCAACAAGAGGGCGCAGTATCGTCACCCCTGTGCTCCAAG CGTGCCTCGCTATGATCAGCCTCCACCTTTGCCACCTCCCGTCACCTATCAGCCccgtgcagcagagaggaaccAGCCGGTGCTGGTGCCAGCTAACCCGTACCACACAGCTGAGATCCCAAACTGGCTGCAGGTGTACGCCCGCGCCCCGCTCAA GTATGACCACATCTTGAAGTGGGAGTTGTTCCAGCTGGCAGACTTGGACACGTATCAGGGCATGCTGAAGCTGCTCTTcatgaaggagctggagcaCATCGTCAAGTCCTACGAGGCGTACCGGCAGGCGCTGCTGTCCGAGGTGGAGGCTCGCAAACAGCGGCAGCAGTGGTACGCCCAGCAGCCCAACAAGAACTTCATAGGGaacatgtga